From a single Micromonospora carbonacea genomic region:
- a CDS encoding RelA/SpoT family protein: MGKADDLATAVDASWEELLHAATVAIEVPSPSGGAPSRGTGFLVAPATVATCAHVLAADGQPTPETALGRVVAAGVSLTLRVVPDAVHRSRAGLDLALLAVDQSVPSAELTPVLSSPVISVGDALWAYGHPDGMFRSGQPATFVYEGQSRRSEDDPLRLLRLRGTPVTAGFSGSPVVNHRTGAVCGMICTSSTTGSAHMLPVGEIVARCGHADPHLAAVQPHHRHWLSLLTDRQLAAGRWRFPGPQLRAYLALAERASARHPYRMPATTQLPPLSAVYVRQTTRLHETPTAAWSVPAPIRPAEVVFDGDRDAFLVGGAGAGKSSLFHVVTRDLVRRQQSTDVTDVPVRVQATDLLEADSLGAAVARSVRADFGLAGNGGSWPPGFFDAPPMSDGTWLVLVDGLDEIMDSGRRQDVLAFLAAHRATPRSAHRFVIATRPAADLHATSGADWEPLRFELLAFDEEQRRRFTEGWFSRLAVDRPGDTADEFDRELDRLGLGELARNPLMATMLCQLFVASAPRRLPRGRSRIFHDFVQLLCERQYSDADGGIRQQVLRRLRRYGRQAEEAGERLIVERDDLIGRLAADRLAGDAQPAVDRLARWTRHLPPPSVPTGTWRDLLADLLRRSGVLLERGDDFVFLHQTIQEYLAAQVVAHDADRAGPAFRDLLLRTVSGRAVPPPAWRQSFARFLVAAWPQPDAVASALRAMTATGGLGAALFVGALVDDGHDLTVEVVDNAVRALRAIAHDERVSVDDRQVAVDTCVHLSRPAGADLARAVVTDPRIDRRLRVGALRTLADLAPHPTPPRPVDPDGTVGDGGDKWIMEQVARLVDVDGPALLAVVGQDEAFEGGQRVWAADALARAGDGRGRELLVRLARQAGLAPLQRRVAVTALAHLDGVEAAPPPGDLVPDAAAPGPTRAGGAEPHRVSSVRRLARRMGIDGLLGGDTPQVSEALEPVVAAHRRSHPDADVLLLQRAFDTASWWHSGQYRKSGDPYITHPLSVATILAELGMDTTTLVAGLLGDTVEDAAYPLHQLRVEFGDEVAALVDGVTKLDRVTFGDVAEAESIRKMVVAMAKDPRVLVIKLADRLHNMRTLSFLPRPKQEQKATETLEILAPLAQRLGMNTIKWELEDLAFSTLFPKRYEEIARLVEARRPRREALLRQVTVKVDADLRAARIRAEATGQPRHMYAIYQKMIVQGRDFAEVYDLAGVRILVDTVRDCYAALGVVHANWPPVPGRIKDYVALPKSNMYQSLHTTVVGPTGRHLEVQIRTHAMHRVAEYGIMARWRHGAQAGGGPAHVDEMTWLRLLLDWQREAADPSEFLDALRFDLSSQEVYVFTPKGDVIPLPTGSTPVDFAYAVHTEVGHKCIGARVNGKLVPLESTLSNGDVIEIFTSRSDTAGPSRGWLGFVKSPRAQTKIRQFFSVEGREEAIEAGKEALVAAMRRQGVPVQRMLTPEALLAVARDLHLADVASLYAAVGDSRVSAQSVVQKLMAAYGGEEGAAEDMSETAVATRPPRVRMNGHDSGVVVRGAGDVWIKLARCCTPVPPDSVFGFVTRNNGVSVHRDDCAKATELRAQAERVVEVSWKLTSASAFLVAIQVEALNRQRLLADVSRVLSDERVDILSVTLTTTRDRVAVSRFSFELADPLHLGHLLAAVRRVDGVFDAYRVTSGV, encoded by the coding sequence GTGGGAAAAGCCGACGACCTAGCGACCGCGGTCGACGCGAGCTGGGAGGAACTGCTCCACGCCGCCACGGTGGCCATCGAGGTGCCGTCGCCGTCCGGGGGCGCGCCGAGCCGCGGCACCGGCTTCCTCGTCGCCCCGGCGACCGTGGCGACCTGCGCGCACGTGCTCGCCGCCGACGGGCAGCCGACACCGGAGACCGCGTTGGGGCGGGTGGTCGCCGCCGGGGTCAGCCTGACCCTGCGGGTCGTCCCGGACGCCGTCCACCGCAGCCGGGCCGGGCTGGACCTCGCCCTGCTGGCCGTCGACCAGTCGGTGCCGTCGGCCGAGCTGACGCCCGTCCTGTCCAGCCCCGTGATCAGCGTCGGCGACGCGCTCTGGGCGTACGGGCACCCCGACGGCATGTTCCGCAGCGGCCAGCCGGCGACGTTCGTCTACGAGGGCCAGTCGCGGCGCAGCGAGGACGACCCGCTGCGCCTGCTCCGGCTGCGCGGCACCCCGGTCACGGCGGGGTTCAGCGGCAGCCCCGTGGTCAACCACCGCACCGGCGCGGTGTGCGGCATGATCTGCACGTCGAGCACCACCGGCAGCGCCCACATGCTGCCCGTCGGCGAGATCGTCGCCCGCTGCGGGCACGCCGACCCGCACCTCGCCGCCGTCCAGCCCCACCACCGGCACTGGCTGAGCCTGCTGACCGACCGGCAGCTCGCCGCCGGCCGGTGGCGCTTCCCCGGCCCCCAGCTACGGGCCTACCTGGCGCTGGCGGAGCGGGCGTCGGCCCGGCACCCGTACCGGATGCCCGCGACCACCCAGCTGCCGCCCCTGTCCGCCGTCTACGTCCGGCAGACGACCCGGCTACACGAGACACCCACGGCGGCGTGGTCGGTCCCCGCGCCGATCCGCCCCGCCGAGGTCGTCTTCGACGGTGACCGGGACGCGTTTCTCGTGGGCGGCGCCGGCGCGGGCAAGTCCAGCCTCTTCCACGTCGTGACGCGCGACCTGGTCCGGCGTCAGCAGAGCACCGACGTCACCGACGTCCCGGTCCGGGTGCAGGCCACCGACCTGCTCGAAGCGGACAGCCTCGGTGCGGCGGTCGCCCGGAGCGTGCGGGCCGACTTCGGGTTGGCGGGTAACGGCGGGTCCTGGCCCCCGGGCTTCTTCGACGCCCCGCCCATGTCGGACGGGACCTGGCTGGTCCTGGTCGACGGCCTCGACGAGATCATGGACTCCGGCCGGCGGCAGGACGTCCTCGCCTTCCTCGCCGCCCACCGGGCGACGCCGCGCAGCGCGCACCGGTTCGTCATCGCCACCCGGCCGGCCGCCGACCTGCACGCCACTTCGGGGGCGGACTGGGAGCCGCTGCGGTTCGAGCTGCTCGCCTTCGACGAGGAGCAGCGCCGCCGGTTCACCGAGGGCTGGTTCAGCCGCCTCGCGGTCGATCGCCCCGGCGACACCGCCGACGAGTTCGACCGGGAGCTCGACCGGCTCGGGCTGGGGGAGCTGGCCCGCAACCCGCTGATGGCCACCATGCTGTGCCAGCTGTTCGTGGCGAGCGCGCCGCGTCGCCTGCCGCGCGGGCGCAGCAGGATCTTCCACGACTTCGTGCAACTGCTCTGCGAACGCCAGTACAGCGACGCCGACGGCGGCATCCGCCAGCAGGTGCTGCGGCGGCTGCGCCGCTACGGCCGGCAGGCGGAGGAGGCGGGGGAGCGGCTCATCGTCGAGCGCGACGACCTCATCGGCCGCCTCGCCGCGGACCGGCTGGCCGGCGACGCGCAACCGGCCGTCGACAGGCTCGCCCGGTGGACCCGCCACCTGCCCCCGCCGTCGGTGCCGACGGGCACCTGGCGGGACCTGCTCGCCGATCTCCTGCGCCGCAGCGGGGTGCTGCTGGAGCGGGGCGACGACTTCGTCTTCCTGCACCAGACCATCCAGGAGTATCTGGCCGCGCAGGTCGTCGCCCACGACGCCGACCGGGCCGGGCCGGCGTTCCGCGACCTGCTGCTGCGCACCGTGTCGGGCCGGGCGGTGCCCCCGCCCGCCTGGCGGCAGTCCTTCGCCCGGTTCCTGGTCGCGGCGTGGCCGCAGCCCGACGCCGTCGCCTCGGCCCTGCGGGCCATGACGGCCACCGGCGGCCTCGGCGCGGCCCTGTTCGTCGGCGCGCTCGTCGACGACGGCCACGACCTGACCGTGGAGGTCGTGGACAACGCCGTCCGGGCGCTGCGTGCCATCGCCCACGACGAGCGCGTATCCGTCGACGACCGGCAGGTGGCCGTCGACACCTGCGTCCACCTCAGCCGGCCCGCCGGAGCCGACCTGGCCCGGGCCGTCGTGACCGACCCGAGGATCGACCGCCGGCTGCGGGTCGGCGCCCTGCGCACGCTGGCCGACCTCGCGCCGCACCCGACGCCGCCCCGCCCCGTCGACCCGGACGGGACGGTCGGCGACGGCGGCGACAAATGGATCATGGAACAGGTGGCGCGTCTCGTCGACGTCGACGGTCCCGCCCTGCTCGCCGTGGTCGGCCAGGACGAGGCGTTCGAGGGCGGGCAGCGCGTCTGGGCCGCCGACGCGCTCGCCCGCGCGGGCGATGGGCGGGGCCGCGAGCTGCTTGTCCGCCTCGCGCGACAGGCGGGCCTGGCGCCGTTGCAGCGCCGCGTGGCCGTCACCGCGCTCGCCCACCTCGACGGCGTCGAGGCAGCGCCCCCGCCCGGTGACCTCGTCCCCGACGCGGCCGCGCCCGGTCCGACGCGGGCCGGCGGCGCGGAGCCGCACCGTGTCTCGTCGGTGCGGCGGCTGGCCCGCCGGATGGGCATCGACGGCCTCCTGGGCGGCGACACCCCCCAGGTCAGCGAGGCGCTCGAACCGGTGGTGGCCGCCCACCGGCGGAGCCATCCCGACGCCGACGTCCTGCTGTTGCAGCGCGCGTTCGACACCGCGTCGTGGTGGCACTCCGGCCAGTACCGCAAGTCCGGCGACCCCTACATCACCCACCCGCTCTCGGTGGCCACCATCCTGGCCGAACTGGGCATGGACACCACGACCCTGGTCGCGGGGCTGCTCGGCGACACGGTCGAGGACGCCGCGTACCCCCTGCACCAGCTTCGGGTCGAGTTCGGCGACGAGGTGGCGGCGCTCGTCGACGGGGTGACCAAGCTCGACCGGGTCACGTTCGGCGACGTCGCCGAGGCGGAGTCGATCCGCAAGATGGTCGTGGCGATGGCGAAGGACCCGCGGGTCCTGGTGATCAAGCTGGCCGACCGGCTGCACAACATGCGCACCCTGTCCTTCCTGCCCCGGCCCAAGCAGGAGCAGAAGGCGACCGAGACGCTGGAGATCCTCGCGCCCCTGGCGCAGCGGCTCGGCATGAACACGATCAAGTGGGAGCTGGAGGACCTCGCGTTCAGCACGCTGTTCCCCAAGCGGTACGAGGAGATCGCCCGCCTGGTGGAAGCGCGCCGGCCCCGGCGGGAGGCGCTGCTGCGCCAGGTCACCGTCAAGGTGGACGCGGACCTGAGGGCCGCCAGGATCCGGGCGGAGGCGACGGGCCAGCCGAGGCACATGTATGCGATCTACCAGAAGATGATCGTGCAGGGCCGCGACTTCGCTGAGGTCTACGACCTGGCTGGGGTGCGGATCCTGGTCGACACGGTGCGCGACTGCTACGCGGCCCTGGGCGTGGTGCACGCCAACTGGCCGCCGGTGCCGGGCCGGATCAAGGACTACGTCGCGCTGCCCAAGTCCAACATGTACCAGTCGCTGCACACGACGGTCGTCGGGCCCACGGGGCGGCACCTGGAGGTGCAGATCCGCACCCACGCGATGCACCGCGTCGCCGAGTACGGGATCATGGCCCGGTGGCGGCACGGCGCGCAGGCGGGGGGCGGCCCCGCGCACGTCGACGAGATGACGTGGCTGCGCCTGCTGCTCGACTGGCAGCGGGAGGCGGCGGATCCGAGCGAGTTCCTCGACGCGTTGCGGTTCGACCTGTCGAGCCAGGAGGTGTACGTCTTCACCCCCAAGGGTGACGTCATCCCGTTGCCGACGGGGTCGACGCCGGTGGACTTCGCGTACGCGGTGCACACCGAGGTCGGGCACAAGTGCATCGGGGCGCGGGTCAACGGCAAGCTGGTGCCCCTGGAGTCGACGCTGTCCAACGGCGACGTGATCGAGATCTTCACGTCGAGGTCCGACACGGCGGGGCCGTCACGGGGCTGGCTGGGCTTCGTCAAGAGCCCCCGCGCCCAGACCAAGATCCGCCAGTTCTTCAGCGTCGAGGGCCGGGAGGAGGCGATCGAGGCCGGCAAGGAGGCGCTGGTCGCGGCCATGCGCCGGCAGGGGGTCCCCGTGCAGCGGATGCTCACCCCCGAGGCGTTGCTGGCGGTCGCGCGGGACCTGCACCTGGCCGACGTGGCGTCGCTGTACGCGGCGGTCGGCGACAGCCGGGTCTCCGCGCAGTCGGTGGTGCAGAAGCTGATGGCCGCGTACGGGGGCGAGGAGGGCGCGGCGGAGGACATGTCCGAGACGGCCGTGGCCACCCGGCCGCCCCGGGTCCGGATGAACGGCCACGACTCGGGCGTGGTGGTGCGGGGCGCCGGCGACGTGTGGATCAAGCTGGCCCGCTGCTGCACGCCGGTGCCGCCCGACTCGGTCTTCGGGTTCGTCACCCGCAACAACGGTGTGAGTGTGCACCGCGACGACTGCGCCAAGGCCACGGAGCTGCGGGCCCAGGCCGAGCGGGTGGTCGAGGTGAGCTGGAAGCTCACCTCCGCCTCGGCGTTCCTGGTGGCCATCCAGGTGGAGGCACTCAACCGGCAGCGGCTCCTGGCGGACGTCAGCCGGGT
- a CDS encoding CU044_2847 family protein has product MNEDGAAVDGPESLVPLRVDGHVVYLSTGVLRAGASSDEAEVAGRPASLDEALAGLAAFAGKVADSLRGADVTRLSVEFSCEFAVESGKFVAILGKASAKSGVKVGLEWEKPTT; this is encoded by the coding sequence GTGAACGAGGACGGCGCTGCCGTGGACGGGCCGGAGAGCCTGGTGCCGTTGCGGGTCGACGGGCATGTCGTCTACCTGTCCACCGGGGTCCTGCGGGCGGGGGCGTCCAGCGACGAGGCCGAGGTCGCCGGCCGTCCGGCCAGCCTGGACGAGGCGCTCGCCGGGCTGGCGGCCTTCGCCGGCAAGGTCGCCGACTCGCTGCGCGGGGCGGACGTGACCCGGCTGTCGGTCGAGTTCAGCTGCGAGTTCGCCGTCGAGTCTGGCAAGTTCGTGGCGATCCTGGGCAAGGCCTCGGCCAAGTCCGGCGTCAAGGTGGGCCTCGAGTGGGAAAAGCCGACGACCTAG
- a CDS encoding RICIN domain-containing protein, with amino-acid sequence MPTVSARGRSPRLVLLVTTILALVGAAVAISPQAASAATVDTGATYVFVNRHSGKAMDLYNWSTADGAPVNQYARNDLAVQQWRFVDVGGGYYQIRSVHSGKVLELPNAVDGTPLVQNPAVSGNTRQHFGLADSDGGHVRFVNRHSGKALDVWGWSTADGGMISQYQDLGGANQQWQLVRVGGAAADCGSGSFQAEAVLSGGTWTVRNGGSTVHTGTDLRAAVQAAVNSLTAGRTSKQRVVVRGSGSMSAGSRISLPSYTAIDVCGTINVTGTGSGDQAPIYSRGTTQVEVQHLTVTGNPLYGIFLRNVTNVVLGQIDMRLTAGLGVRIDNRGDTSQWTRNVRIDNVYVSGASSHAVETYGVDGLTIGTVTARNVGESGLLLNQTINATVTTVDAENAGAGTGYAAFRMANRNGRIGDSYPTNVRVGTVRARGGGRGIFCVSESGGAAIDRVDIANTGNNAILIENCYGVNIASGGGTISGGGEVRLAERTEFPGTRDITLRNFTLVNNRIVENPCVDNLTISNVTLNNSSISRC; translated from the coding sequence ATGCCGACCGTGAGCGCGCGCGGCAGGTCGCCGCGCCTGGTCCTGCTGGTCACGACGATCCTCGCCCTGGTCGGCGCGGCAGTGGCGATCAGCCCGCAGGCCGCCTCCGCCGCCACCGTCGACACCGGCGCGACGTACGTGTTCGTCAACCGGCACAGCGGCAAGGCCATGGACCTCTACAACTGGTCCACCGCCGACGGCGCGCCGGTAAACCAGTACGCCCGCAACGACCTCGCCGTGCAGCAGTGGCGCTTCGTGGACGTGGGCGGCGGCTACTACCAGATCCGCTCCGTGCACAGCGGCAAGGTGCTCGAACTGCCCAACGCCGTCGACGGCACGCCGCTCGTGCAGAACCCGGCGGTCAGCGGCAACACCCGCCAGCACTTCGGCCTGGCCGACTCCGACGGCGGACACGTCCGGTTCGTCAACCGGCACTCCGGCAAGGCCCTCGACGTGTGGGGCTGGTCCACCGCCGACGGTGGCATGATCTCGCAGTACCAGGACCTGGGCGGGGCCAACCAGCAGTGGCAGCTCGTCCGGGTGGGCGGCGCCGCCGCCGACTGCGGATCGGGCTCGTTCCAGGCCGAGGCGGTGCTCAGCGGCGGCACCTGGACGGTCCGCAACGGCGGCAGCACCGTCCACACCGGCACCGACCTGCGCGCCGCCGTGCAGGCCGCCGTGAACAGCCTGACCGCCGGGCGCACCAGCAAGCAGCGGGTCGTGGTGCGCGGCTCCGGCTCGATGAGCGCCGGTTCCCGGATCTCGCTGCCCAGCTACACCGCCATCGACGTCTGCGGCACGATCAACGTGACCGGCACCGGCTCCGGCGACCAGGCGCCGATCTACTCGCGGGGCACCACGCAGGTGGAGGTGCAGCACCTCACCGTCACGGGCAACCCGCTGTACGGGATCTTCCTGCGCAACGTCACCAACGTGGTCCTCGGGCAGATCGACATGCGGCTGACCGCCGGCCTGGGCGTCCGCATCGACAACCGCGGCGACACCAGCCAGTGGACCCGCAACGTGCGCATCGACAACGTCTACGTCTCCGGGGCCAGCTCGCACGCCGTCGAGACCTACGGCGTCGACGGCCTGACCATCGGCACCGTCACCGCCCGCAACGTCGGCGAGTCGGGGCTGCTGCTCAACCAGACGATCAACGCCACCGTCACCACCGTGGACGCGGAGAACGCCGGCGCCGGCACCGGCTACGCGGCGTTCCGCATGGCCAACCGCAACGGCCGCATCGGCGACAGCTACCCGACCAACGTCCGGGTCGGCACCGTGCGGGCCCGGGGCGGTGGCCGGGGGATCTTCTGCGTCTCCGAGTCCGGCGGCGCGGCGATCGACCGGGTCGACATCGCCAACACCGGCAACAACGCCATCCTGATCGAGAACTGCTACGGGGTGAACATCGCCTCCGGCGGCGGCACGATCAGCGGCGGCGGCGAGGTGCGGCTCGCCGAGCGCACCGAGTTCCCCGGCACCCGCGACATCACGCTGCGCAACTTCACGCTGGTCAACAACCGGATCGTGGAGAACCCGTGCGTGGACAACCTGACCATCAGCAACGTCACGCTGAACAACTCGTCGATCAGCCGCTGCTGA
- a CDS encoding siderophore-interacting protein — protein MTQTLPIAPWRLFDVEVRAVRRLSPSFVRVTFTGVDLDRFADNGYDQRIKLALPLPGRAEVDLPGGPDWYIRYRALPEHLRNPVRTYTVRAARPHLAEVDVDLVLHGDGGPATRWARRVCPGDRAALLGPDAGFDGEHGGIEFRPPPAGRLLLAGDETAVPAITAILERLPADARGRALLEVPEPADALGVAAPPGVRVTWLPRAGGRHGSRLVPAVAAAAGELCGPTPAAGPVTDVDVDRELLWEVPVPAAPVPLYAWLAGEAGVIRTLRRHLVAERGLDRRAVAFMGYWRLGRADPA, from the coding sequence ATGACCCAGACCCTGCCCATCGCGCCGTGGCGGCTGTTCGACGTCGAGGTCCGCGCCGTGCGGCGGCTCAGCCCGTCGTTCGTCCGCGTCACCTTCACCGGCGTCGACCTCGACCGCTTCGCCGACAACGGCTACGACCAGCGGATCAAGCTGGCGCTGCCGTTGCCCGGGCGGGCCGAGGTCGACCTGCCCGGGGGCCCCGACTGGTACATCCGCTACCGGGCCCTGCCCGAGCACCTGCGCAACCCGGTCCGCACGTACACCGTCCGGGCGGCCCGCCCGCACCTGGCCGAGGTGGACGTCGACCTCGTCCTGCACGGCGACGGCGGCCCCGCGACCCGGTGGGCCCGCCGGGTGTGCCCCGGCGACCGGGCGGCCCTGCTCGGCCCCGACGCCGGCTTCGACGGCGAGCACGGCGGCATCGAGTTCCGGCCGCCGCCGGCGGGCCGGCTGCTGCTGGCCGGCGACGAGACCGCCGTGCCGGCGATCACCGCCATCCTGGAGCGGCTCCCGGCCGACGCCCGGGGGCGGGCGCTGCTGGAGGTGCCCGAGCCCGCCGACGCGCTCGGCGTCGCCGCGCCGCCCGGCGTGCGGGTCACCTGGCTGCCCCGGGCCGGTGGGCGGCACGGCAGCCGCCTCGTGCCCGCCGTCGCGGCGGCGGCCGGCGAGCTCTGTGGCCCCACGCCGGCCGCCGGCCCGGTCACCGACGTCGACGTGGACCGGGAACTCCTCTGGGAGGTGCCGGTCCCGGCGGCGCCGGTGCCGCTGTACGCGTGGCTCGCGGGGGAGGCCGGCGTCATCCGGACGCTGCGCCGGCACCTGGTGGCCGAGCGGGGGCTGGACCGGCGGGCGGTGGCGTTCATGGGGTACTGGCGGCTGGGCCGGGCCGACCCCGCCTGA
- a CDS encoding GNAT family N-acetyltransferase, with protein sequence MTTATTTCRRRVEGFGEVLIRPVEPARDVDVIHDWVTRERSRFWGMREASRERVREIYEYLDSLATHHAYLVHRDGRPAALFQTYEPAADPVGECYDVRPGDFGVHLLIGPPDGGVEPGFTGALLDAFLAFVLADPARLRIVAEPDARNDRAVARLVRAGFVPGPRIDLPEKRAQLLFLDRSVFLDRVAAQG encoded by the coding sequence ATGACGACCGCAACGACCACCTGCCGGCGACGCGTCGAGGGGTTCGGCGAGGTGCTCATCCGCCCCGTCGAGCCGGCCCGCGACGTCGACGTGATCCACGACTGGGTCACCCGGGAGCGGTCGCGGTTCTGGGGCATGCGCGAGGCCAGCCGCGAGCGGGTGCGCGAGATCTACGAGTACCTCGACTCGCTCGCCACCCACCACGCCTACCTGGTGCACCGCGACGGCCGGCCGGCGGCGCTGTTCCAGACCTACGAGCCGGCGGCCGACCCGGTCGGGGAATGCTACGACGTGCGCCCCGGCGACTTCGGCGTCCACCTGCTGATCGGTCCGCCCGACGGCGGCGTCGAGCCCGGCTTCACCGGAGCCCTCCTCGACGCGTTCCTCGCCTTCGTGCTGGCCGACCCGGCCCGGCTGCGCATCGTCGCCGAGCCGGACGCGCGCAACGACCGGGCGGTCGCCCGGCTGGTCCGTGCCGGGTTCGTGCCCGGGCCGCGGATCGACCTGCCGGAGAAGCGGGCCCAGCTGCTCTTCCTGGACCGGTCGGTCTTCCTCGACCGGGTCGCCGCCCAAGGCTGA
- a CDS encoding carbohydrate-binding module family 20 domain-containing protein: protein MEPVGPHPRGRAGRLLLAAAIVAAGATPAIVAAATTTATPARAAVALNDSEVTANLWEWNWTSVSAACTNHLGPAGYGAVQVAPPQESVSLPTSADGVHPWYEVYQPVSYKLESRFGTRAQFAAMVTACHDAGVRVYVDAVVNHMAGANNPESVVGYAGTDFSGPGYSFPAVPYGAGDFHRPGDNCPTNGTITDWNNEAQVTSCELLSLTDLYTEKDSVRTKIAAFLNDLIGLGVDGFRVDAVKHVKKEDFAAILGKLDNTVAENKRPYVAQEIFDGASNDALKARAFTGNGDVLDFAYAKGLKSAFQGSISTLANVGSWNLDAPSANVFAMVTNHDLERDGVVLSYKNGSDYTLATYFALAYPHGKPSVYDSFSWSDRNQSPPADGTGYVTDTVCGSSWNCLTQSTGIKGMVGWANAARSVRTVSDFTAVNSNVIGFHRGDRAWIGINDSGSAATATFATGLADGRYCDVVSGPATASGCAGATVTVSGGRASVTIPANDAVAIHVNARPGATPSPTASPTVSPTASPTATPTTNPTDRIATTFTVGATPAAGQDVYVVGSVAELGSWAPAGAVKLTAQGGGSYRAVVDLPRSTAVEYKFVKKTAAGAVTWESGANRAFTTPAGGTYAVTETFRGDTVTSGQVATSFHATVTTSYGQNVYVVGNVAALGGWNPANAVALSPADYPVWRATVDLPPNTAVEYKYVKKNPDGTVTWESGGNRTFTTPAGGVRTNTDTWR from the coding sequence ATGGAACCCGTAGGGCCACACCCCCGTGGCCGCGCCGGTCGCCTGCTGCTCGCCGCCGCGATCGTCGCGGCCGGGGCGACGCCGGCGATCGTCGCTGCCGCCACCACCACCGCCACCCCCGCCCGCGCCGCCGTCGCCCTCAACGACAGCGAGGTGACGGCGAACCTGTGGGAGTGGAACTGGACCTCCGTCTCCGCCGCCTGCACCAACCACCTCGGCCCCGCCGGCTACGGCGCGGTCCAGGTCGCGCCGCCCCAGGAGTCGGTCAGCCTGCCCACCAGCGCCGACGGCGTGCACCCCTGGTACGAGGTGTACCAGCCGGTGTCGTACAAGCTGGAGAGCCGCTTCGGCACCCGCGCGCAGTTCGCGGCGATGGTCACCGCCTGTCACGACGCCGGCGTGCGGGTCTACGTCGACGCGGTCGTCAACCACATGGCCGGCGCGAACAACCCGGAGTCCGTCGTCGGCTACGCCGGCACCGACTTCTCCGGCCCCGGCTACAGCTTCCCCGCCGTGCCCTACGGCGCCGGCGACTTCCACCGGCCGGGCGACAACTGCCCGACCAACGGCACCATCACCGACTGGAACAACGAGGCCCAGGTCACCAGCTGCGAGCTGCTGTCCCTGACGGACCTGTACACCGAGAAGGACAGCGTCCGCACCAAGATCGCCGCCTTCCTCAACGACCTGATCGGCCTCGGCGTCGACGGGTTCCGGGTGGACGCCGTCAAGCACGTCAAGAAGGAGGACTTCGCGGCGATCCTCGGCAAGCTGGACAACACCGTCGCCGAGAACAAGCGCCCGTACGTCGCCCAGGAGATCTTCGACGGCGCGAGCAACGACGCCCTCAAGGCCCGGGCCTTCACCGGCAACGGCGACGTGCTCGACTTCGCGTACGCGAAGGGCCTGAAGTCAGCCTTCCAGGGCTCGATCTCCACGCTCGCCAACGTCGGCAGCTGGAACCTCGACGCGCCCAGCGCCAACGTCTTCGCCATGGTCACCAACCACGACCTGGAGCGCGACGGGGTCGTGCTGTCCTACAAGAACGGCAGCGACTACACCCTGGCCACCTACTTCGCCCTGGCCTACCCGCACGGCAAGCCGTCGGTCTACGACAGCTTCTCCTGGTCCGACCGCAACCAGTCCCCGCCTGCCGACGGCACCGGCTACGTCACCGACACCGTCTGCGGCAGCTCCTGGAACTGCCTGACCCAGTCCACCGGCATCAAGGGCATGGTCGGCTGGGCCAACGCCGCGCGGTCGGTCAGGACCGTCTCGGACTTCACGGCGGTGAACAGCAACGTCATCGGCTTCCACCGCGGCGACCGCGCCTGGATCGGCATCAACGACTCCGGCAGCGCCGCCACCGCCACGTTCGCCACCGGCCTCGCCGACGGCCGCTACTGCGACGTCGTCTCCGGCCCCGCCACCGCGTCCGGCTGCGCCGGCGCCACGGTGACCGTCTCCGGCGGCCGGGCGTCGGTGACGATCCCCGCCAACGACGCGGTCGCGATCCACGTGAACGCCCGCCCCGGCGCGACCCCGTCGCCGACGGCCAGCCCCACGGTGTCCCCGACCGCGTCGCCGACGGCCACCCCGACGACGAACCCGACCGACAGGATCGCCACGACCTTCACCGTCGGCGCGACCCCGGCCGCCGGCCAGGACGTCTACGTGGTCGGCAGCGTCGCCGAGCTGGGCTCGTGGGCCCCGGCCGGCGCCGTCAAGCTGACCGCGCAGGGCGGCGGCAGCTACCGGGCCGTGGTCGACCTGCCCCGGTCCACGGCGGTGGAGTACAAGTTCGTCAAGAAGACCGCCGCCGGCGCGGTCACCTGGGAGTCCGGGGCGAACCGCGCGTTCACCACCCCCGCCGGCGGCACCTACGCGGTCACCGAGACGTTCCGCGGCGACACCGTCACGAGCGGGCAGGTCGCCACCTCGTTCCACGCCACCGTCACGACCAGCTACGGCCAGAACGTCTACGTCGTCGGCAACGTCGCGGCCCTCGGCGGGTGGAACCCGGCCAACGCCGTGGCGCTCTCCCCGGCCGACTACCCGGTCTGGCGGGCGACGGTCGACCTGCCCCCGAACACCGCCGTCGAGTACAAGTACGTGAAGAAGAACCCCGACGGCACCGTCACCTGGGAGTCCGGGGGCAACCGCACCTTCACCACCCCGGCCGGCGGCGTCCGGACCAACACCGACACCTGGAGGTAG